One part of the Arcanobacterium phocisimile genome encodes these proteins:
- the tuf gene encoding elongation factor Tu, whose amino-acid sequence MAKAKYDKSKTHMNIGTIGHVDHGKTTTTAAITKVLAEKYPELNEFTPFDQVDNAPEERQRGITINVSHVEYQTEKRHYAHVDAPGHADYIKNMITGAAQMDGAILVVAATDGPMAQTREHVLLARQVGVPQIIVALNKADMVDDEEILELVEMEVRELLSSQEYPGDDLPVVKISALKALEGDAEWSKSIEELMEAVDTYFDDPVRDLDKPFLMPIEDVFTITGRGTVVTGRAERGMLNLNEEVEILGIRAPQKTTVTGIEMFHKAMDHADAGENCGLLLRGTKREDVERGQVVAKPGTITPHTNFEAQVYVLGKEEGGRHNPFFSNYRPQFYFRTTDVTGVITLPEGTEMVMPGDNTDMTVELIQPIAMEEGLGFAIREGGRTVGSGRVTKIIK is encoded by the coding sequence GTGGCCAAGGCCAAGTACGACAAGTCAAAGACACACATGAACATCGGTACCATCGGTCACGTCGATCACGGTAAGACGACGACGACCGCTGCTATTACCAAGGTACTAGCAGAAAAGTACCCAGAACTTAACGAGTTCACCCCATTCGATCAGGTGGATAACGCTCCAGAAGAGCGTCAGCGTGGTATTACCATCAACGTTTCCCACGTTGAGTACCAGACCGAGAAGCGTCACTACGCACACGTTGACGCCCCAGGCCACGCCGATTACATCAAGAACATGATCACCGGTGCTGCTCAGATGGACGGCGCAATTCTCGTTGTTGCTGCCACCGACGGCCCAATGGCACAGACCCGTGAGCACGTTCTTCTTGCTCGCCAGGTTGGCGTTCCACAGATCATCGTTGCGCTTAACAAGGCTGACATGGTTGACGATGAGGAAATCCTCGAGCTCGTCGAAATGGAAGTTCGTGAGCTTCTTTCGTCCCAGGAGTACCCAGGCGACGATCTCCCAGTTGTGAAGATCTCCGCTCTTAAGGCTCTCGAAGGCGATGCTGAGTGGAGCAAGTCGATCGAAGAGCTTATGGAAGCCGTTGATACTTACTTCGACGATCCAGTCCGCGATCTTGACAAGCCATTCCTCATGCCTATTGAGGACGTCTTCACCATTACCGGTCGTGGAACCGTTGTTACCGGCCGTGCAGAGCGCGGTATGCTCAACTTGAACGAAGAAGTTGAGATCCTCGGTATTCGTGCACCACAGAAGACCACCGTTACCGGTATCGAAATGTTCCACAAGGCAATGGATCACGCAGACGCAGGCGAGAACTGTGGTCTCCTTCTCCGTGGTACCAAGCGTGAAGATGTTGAGCGTGGTCAGGTTGTTGCCAAGCCAGGCACCATCACCCCACACACCAACTTCGAAGCTCAGGTCTACGTGCTCGGTAAGGAAGAAGGTGGCCGTCACAACCCATTCTTCTCCAACTACCGTCCACAGTTCTACTTCCGTACCACCGACGTTACCGGCGTGATCACCCTTCCAGAGGGTACCGAAATGGTTATGCCTGGCGACAACACCGACATGACCGTCGAACTCATCCAGCCAATTGCTATGGAAGAGGGCCTCGGCTTCGCTATTCGTGAAGGCGGCCGTACCGTTGGTTCAGGTCGAGTCACCAAGATCATCAAGTGA
- the rplW gene encoding 50S ribosomal protein L23: protein MTQYAAFYNKDPRDVILAPVATEKSARGEDEGKYTFLVHPSANKTEIKIAIEKIFGVKVESVNTQNRAGKTRRTRNGIGRRKATKRAIVTLREGTIDIYGEIVG from the coding sequence GTGACTCAGTACGCAGCGTTTTACAACAAGGATCCGCGTGACGTCATCCTCGCCCCAGTAGCAACTGAAAAGTCTGCTCGTGGCGAAGACGAGGGCAAGTACACCTTCTTGGTGCACCCATCCGCAAACAAGACGGAAATCAAAATCGCTATTGAAAAGATTTTCGGTGTCAAGGTTGAATCCGTCAACACTCAGAATCGTGCAGGCAAGACTCGCCGTACCCGCAACGGCATTGGCCGTCGCAAGGCTACTAAGCGAGCAATTGTCACCCTCCGCGAGGGCACGATCGACATCTACGGCGAGATCGTCGGCTAA
- a CDS encoding PAS domain-containing protein, with protein sequence MVEPTGSIHDVPVDELFFSTTDAKGIIDLSNSVFTRMSRYPREKLHAAPHNIIRHPDMPAAAFKVMWDTLQAGEPFAAYVRNLAADGSEYRVFATITPLHDGGYLSVRSRPLDEARYGAVAGIYEVVRQAERELLSQGANRRLVAEQGVGVLVQTLADAGIDSYEGFQNDALVSEVHLREQLSSGFPVRSGEGELVGVLERANEVCELLNSWMSKQKFLADIAQKISETLVQAGSDMTYMSSAGEKFVEFGAQRPQLASLTMPLTVWAQMQPIVSGYMSSLAERLAQLQMNVSRTQFRIALSRLHIYMYGLFVAEILDESHEDNRERIRALTMLGEALIDDIHTLDVQAQRTISYMGEVGGYMSQVVQALAIPRQLLGMWGTGADLGEQGEEVVDIVSMVRAAKNRADESLQTLADLADRLSSVTELNANSDLIQGHLRSVCEVVNALG encoded by the coding sequence ATGGTGGAACCAACTGGATCGATACATGATGTCCCGGTAGATGAACTTTTCTTTTCTACGACCGATGCAAAAGGAATTATTGACCTGTCTAACAGCGTCTTCACGCGGATGTCACGCTACCCGAGGGAGAAGCTCCATGCTGCTCCGCACAATATTATCCGTCATCCGGATATGCCGGCAGCAGCGTTCAAAGTTATGTGGGATACGTTGCAGGCAGGGGAGCCGTTTGCTGCCTACGTACGAAATCTTGCTGCTGACGGTTCGGAGTATCGTGTTTTTGCTACCATCACACCGTTGCACGACGGTGGTTATTTGTCTGTGCGCTCGCGACCGTTAGACGAAGCTCGATATGGTGCTGTGGCAGGTATCTACGAAGTAGTGCGTCAGGCAGAGCGTGAGTTACTCAGCCAAGGCGCCAATCGTCGCTTGGTCGCTGAGCAGGGAGTGGGTGTTTTAGTTCAGACGCTGGCGGATGCTGGCATCGATTCATATGAGGGCTTTCAAAATGACGCGCTAGTGTCGGAGGTCCATCTACGAGAGCAACTCAGCTCAGGGTTCCCGGTTCGTTCTGGTGAAGGAGAACTCGTCGGTGTTCTTGAGCGTGCCAACGAGGTATGCGAATTGTTGAATTCGTGGATGAGCAAGCAGAAATTCCTTGCTGATATTGCACAGAAAATATCGGAGACTTTAGTGCAAGCTGGTTCTGACATGACCTATATGAGCTCAGCGGGCGAGAAGTTCGTCGAATTTGGCGCGCAGCGACCACAATTAGCGTCGTTGACGATGCCACTAACCGTGTGGGCACAGATGCAACCGATTGTTAGTGGGTATATGAGCTCGTTGGCTGAGCGGTTGGCTCAGTTGCAGATGAATGTTTCGCGTACTCAGTTCCGGATCGCCTTGAGCCGCTTGCACATCTACATGTATGGCTTGTTCGTAGCTGAAATTTTGGATGAGAGTCACGAAGATAACCGCGAGCGTATCCGGGCATTGACAATGCTAGGTGAAGCGCTGATAGATGATATCCACACATTAGATGTTCAAGCTCAGCGCACTATCTCGTATATGGGCGAAGTCGGTGGTTATATGAGCCAAGTGGTTCAAGCCTTGGCTATCCCGCGCCAGCTTTTGGGGATGTGGGGAACTGGAGCTGATTTAGGCGAACAGGGTGAAGAAGTGGTGGATATCGTTTCGATGGTGAGGGCAGCGAAAAATCGCGCGGATGAATCGTTGCAGACACTGGCGGACTTAGCGGATCGTTTGAGCAGTGTTACTGAACTGAACGCGAACAGCGACTTAATTCAGGGGCACTTACGTTCGGTGTGTGAGGTTGTTAACGCTTTAGGTTGA
- the rplD gene encoding 50S ribosomal protein L4 yields the protein MADLKVDILDTTGAKAGSATLPAESFDLEINIPLIHQVVVAQLAAARQGTHKTKTRGEVRGGGVKPFKQKGTGRARQGSIRAPHFTGGGVVHGPRPRDYSQRTPKKMIAAALRQALSDRARNGRVHVVTSIVESVTPSTKAALNLVNKVAEQRGVLVVLERNDEAGVLSLRNLPEAHTIYVDQLNAYDVLVSDDVIFTQAALDTFTGAHSKEETK from the coding sequence ATGGCAGACCTCAAGGTTGACATCCTCGACACCACAGGCGCAAAAGCCGGTTCGGCAACTCTGCCAGCAGAGTCCTTCGACTTGGAAATCAACATTCCGTTGATCCACCAGGTTGTCGTTGCCCAGCTAGCTGCTGCACGCCAAGGTACCCACAAGACCAAGACCCGCGGTGAAGTCCGCGGCGGTGGCGTCAAGCCGTTCAAGCAGAAGGGTACAGGTCGCGCTCGTCAGGGTTCGATTCGTGCACCTCACTTCACCGGCGGTGGCGTTGTTCACGGTCCGCGCCCACGCGATTATTCGCAGCGCACCCCAAAGAAGATGATTGCTGCAGCACTGCGCCAGGCGCTTTCTGATCGTGCGCGTAACGGCCGTGTCCACGTCGTTACCAGCATCGTTGAGTCAGTAACTCCATCCACAAAGGCCGCTCTCAATCTTGTGAATAAGGTTGCTGAGCAGCGTGGCGTTCTCGTTGTGCTCGAGCGTAACGATGAAGCTGGAGTTCTCTCACTTCGCAACTTGCCAGAAGCTCACACCATCTACGTTGACCAGCTTAACGCATACGATGTTCTTGTTTCTGACGACGTCATCTTCACCCAAGCCGCTCTTGACACCTTCACCGGTGCACACAGCAAGGAGGAGACGAAGTGA
- the rpsJ gene encoding 30S ribosomal protein S10, giving the protein MAGQKIRIRLKSYDHEVIDNAAKKLVDEVTRTGASVVGPVPLPTEKNVFTVIRSPHKYKDSREHFEMRTHKRLIDIVDPTLKTIDTLRRLDLPADVSVEIKL; this is encoded by the coding sequence ATGGCGGGACAAAAAATCCGCATCCGTCTGAAGTCTTATGACCATGAGGTCATCGACAACGCAGCGAAAAAGCTCGTCGACGAAGTTACCCGTACAGGAGCGTCGGTCGTGGGCCCAGTGCCGTTGCCGACCGAGAAGAATGTTTTCACGGTCATTCGCTCGCCCCACAAGTACAAGGACAGTCGCGAACATTTCGAAATGCGTACGCATAAGCGACTGATCGACATTGTCGATCCGACTCTGAAGACCATTGACACGCTACGCCGTCTGGATCTTCCAGCCGATGTCAGCGTCGAGATTAAGCTCTGA
- the fusA gene encoding elongation factor G, with protein MAHEVLTDLKKVRNIGIMAHIDAGKTTVTERILFYTGINYKLGETHDGASTTDWMEQEKERGITITSAAVTSFWKGHQINIIDTPGHVDFTVEVERSLRVLDGAVAVFDGKEGVEPQSETVWRQADKYNVPRICFINKMDKMGADFYFSVQTLKDRLHATPIVMELPIGAESDIAGVIDLLTMKALRFPEKDDKGNATMGALVVEEEIPADMLDKAEEYRAVLVEQVAENDEELLDKYLGGEEPTIDELKAVIRRITIAGEAFPVYCGSAYKNIGIQPVLDAVVDFLPSPLDVGEVKGVDPRDEEVELVRQPDEKEPFAALAFKIAVHPFFGRLTYVRVYSGTMDAGSQVLNATKGKKERIGKIFQMHSNKENPVDTAHAGHIYAVIGLKDTTTGDSLTDLNHPISLESMTFPEPVIHVAVEPKSKADQEKLGIAIQKLAEEDPTFTVRLDEESGQTVIGGMGELHLDIIVDRMRREFKVEANVGAPMVAYRETIRSTAKSIDYTHKKQTGGSGQFAKVIVTFEPLEENEEGKTYEFVDAVTGGRVPREYIPSVDAGIQAAMDNGVLAGFPMVNVKATLEDGAYHDVDSSEMAFKIAGQMVFREGAKRANPVILEPVMDVEVRTPEEYMGDVIGDLNSRRGLISSMEDATGVKIVRALVPLSEMFGYIGDLRSKTQGRAVYSMQFAKYQEVPKAVADEIIQKTRGE; from the coding sequence ATGGCACACGAAGTGCTTACCGACCTTAAGAAGGTCCGTAACATCGGAATTATGGCGCACATTGACGCGGGTAAAACCACTGTCACCGAGCGCATCCTCTTCTACACCGGTATTAACTACAAGCTCGGTGAAACACACGATGGCGCATCCACCACAGACTGGATGGAACAGGAAAAAGAGCGTGGTATTACGATTACCTCGGCTGCTGTTACTTCCTTCTGGAAGGGTCATCAGATCAACATCATTGACACCCCAGGACACGTTGACTTCACTGTTGAGGTGGAGCGTTCGCTCCGCGTTCTCGACGGTGCGGTGGCAGTGTTCGACGGTAAGGAAGGCGTGGAGCCACAGTCTGAGACTGTTTGGCGCCAGGCTGACAAGTATAACGTCCCACGTATCTGCTTCATCAATAAGATGGATAAGATGGGTGCTGATTTCTACTTCTCAGTACAAACGCTGAAGGATCGTCTACACGCAACACCAATCGTGATGGAACTTCCCATCGGTGCTGAGTCAGACATCGCAGGCGTGATCGATCTTCTCACGATGAAGGCTTTGCGCTTCCCAGAGAAGGACGACAAGGGCAACGCAACTATGGGTGCTTTGGTCGTTGAGGAAGAAATTCCTGCCGACATGCTTGACAAAGCTGAAGAGTATCGCGCAGTGCTTGTTGAGCAGGTTGCTGAAAACGATGAAGAGCTTCTCGACAAGTACCTAGGTGGCGAAGAACCAACCATTGACGAGCTTAAGGCTGTTATTCGTCGTATCACTATCGCTGGCGAAGCTTTCCCGGTTTACTGTGGTTCTGCATACAAGAACATCGGTATTCAGCCAGTTCTTGATGCAGTTGTTGACTTCCTTCCTTCCCCGCTTGATGTGGGCGAGGTTAAGGGCGTTGATCCACGTGATGAAGAGGTTGAGCTCGTCCGTCAGCCAGATGAAAAGGAACCGTTCGCTGCGCTTGCCTTCAAGATTGCAGTTCACCCATTCTTTGGTCGTCTGACCTACGTCCGTGTTTACTCGGGTACGATGGATGCTGGTTCCCAGGTTCTTAACGCAACCAAGGGCAAGAAGGAACGTATCGGCAAGATTTTCCAGATGCACTCCAACAAGGAAAATCCTGTTGACACTGCACACGCTGGCCACATCTACGCCGTTATCGGTTTGAAGGACACAACAACCGGTGATTCCCTCACAGACCTCAACCACCCAATCTCACTCGAATCGATGACATTCCCAGAACCAGTCATCCACGTCGCAGTTGAGCCCAAGTCAAAGGCTGACCAAGAGAAGCTTGGTATCGCAATTCAGAAACTTGCTGAAGAAGATCCAACCTTCACAGTTCGCCTTGACGAAGAGTCTGGTCAGACCGTCATTGGTGGTATGGGTGAGCTCCACTTGGACATCATTGTTGACCGCATGCGTCGTGAGTTCAAGGTTGAGGCTAACGTCGGTGCGCCGATGGTTGCCTACCGTGAGACCATTCGTTCGACCGCAAAGTCGATCGACTACACTCACAAGAAGCAGACCGGTGGTTCCGGTCAGTTTGCAAAGGTTATTGTCACCTTCGAGCCTCTCGAGGAAAACGAAGAAGGCAAGACTTACGAGTTTGTTGACGCTGTGACCGGTGGCCGCGTGCCACGCGAGTACATTCCGTCTGTTGATGCAGGTATTCAGGCAGCTATGGATAACGGCGTGCTCGCCGGCTTCCCAATGGTGAACGTGAAGGCCACGCTTGAAGACGGTGCGTACCACGACGTCGACTCCTCCGAAATGGCGTTCAAGATCGCTGGTCAGATGGTGTTCCGTGAAGGTGCTAAGCGCGCTAACCCGGTTATCCTCGAGCCAGTCATGGACGTGGAGGTCCGTACTCCTGAGGAGTACATGGGAGATGTGATCGGCGATCTTAACTCTCGCCGTGGTCTGATCTCCTCGATGGAGGACGCGACCGGTGTTAAGATCGTTCGCGCTCTCGTTCCGCTTTCCGAAATGTTCGGTTACATCGGTGACTTGCGTTCAAAGACGCAGGGTCGCGCGGTGTACTCCATGCAGTTCGCGAAGTACCAGGAAGTTCCGAAGGCTGTTGCCGACGAGATCATCCAGAAGACCCGTGGCGAGTGA
- the rpsG gene encoding 30S ribosomal protein S7, which yields MPRKGPARKRPLIADPVHGSTVVTQLINRVLLDGKKSTAERIVYGALVAVGEKTGQEPLSVLKRALDNIRPQLEVRSRRVGGATYQVPVEVKPGRANTLALRWLVDFSRARREHTMLERLQNEIMDAANGLGAAVKRREDMHKMAEANRAFAHYRW from the coding sequence ATGCCACGTAAGGGTCCAGCGCGTAAGCGCCCACTCATTGCCGATCCGGTTCACGGCTCTACAGTCGTTACCCAGCTTATTAACCGCGTCCTTCTTGATGGTAAGAAGTCCACTGCAGAGCGCATCGTTTACGGCGCACTCGTAGCAGTAGGCGAGAAGACTGGCCAGGAGCCACTTTCCGTCCTCAAGCGCGCTCTAGACAACATTCGTCCCCAGCTCGAGGTACGTTCCCGCCGCGTTGGCGGTGCGACCTACCAGGTTCCAGTCGAGGTCAAGCCTGGCCGCGCTAACACCTTAGCTCTTCGCTGGCTCGTTGATTTCTCCCGCGCACGCCGTGAGCACACCATGCTCGAACGTTTGCAGAACGAAATCATGGACGCCGCTAATGGCCTCGGCGCTGCTGTTAAGCGTCGCGAGGACATGCACAAGATGGCCGAAGCAAACCGTGCGTTTGCACACTACCGCTGGTAA
- the rpsL gene encoding 30S ribosomal protein S12 — MPTIQQLVRKGRSSKASSSNTPALKASPQRRGVCTRVYTTTPKKPNSALRKVARVRLSSGIEVTAYIPGEGHNLQEHSIVLVRGGRVKDLPGVRYHIVRGALDTQGVKSRNQGRSKYGAKKEKK; from the coding sequence GTGCCAACTATTCAGCAGCTGGTCCGTAAGGGCCGCTCCAGCAAGGCGAGTTCATCAAACACGCCGGCGCTGAAGGCTAGCCCGCAGCGTCGTGGCGTGTGCACCCGTGTGTACACCACAACCCCTAAGAAGCCAAACTCAGCGCTTCGTAAGGTTGCTCGTGTCCGACTCTCATCGGGCATCGAAGTTACCGCTTATATTCCAGGCGAAGGCCACAACCTCCAGGAGCACTCAATCGTGCTCGTTCGCGGTGGTCGTGTTAAGGACCTTCCTGGTGTGCGTTACCACATCGTTCGTGGTGCTCTAGATACGCAGGGCGTAAAGAGTCGCAACCAGGGCCGTTCCAAGTACGGTGCGAAGAAGGAGAAGAAGTAA
- the rplC gene encoding 50S ribosomal protein L3 has translation MTKNITTAKAAPVKALLGIKLGMTQVWDENANLVPVTVVRVGKNVVTQVRTPETDGYSAVQIASGELKAKNVTKPLKGHFEKAGVEPRRHVAEVRTFDASEYTLGQELGVDTFEAGQTVDVIGKSKGKGFAGVMKRHGFAGVSASHGAHRNHRKPGSIGACSTPSRVFRGMRMAGRMGNARVTVQNLTIHAIDTENDLILVSGAIPGNKGGVVVIRTAVKGA, from the coding sequence ATGACCAAGAACATCACTACTGCTAAAGCAGCGCCAGTAAAGGCCCTGCTTGGCATCAAGCTCGGCATGACCCAGGTATGGGATGAGAACGCTAATCTCGTTCCAGTGACTGTTGTTCGTGTTGGTAAGAACGTTGTTACTCAGGTTCGTACACCTGAGACCGATGGCTACTCAGCTGTCCAGATCGCCTCTGGTGAGTTGAAGGCCAAGAACGTGACCAAGCCACTCAAGGGACACTTTGAGAAGGCTGGCGTAGAGCCACGTCGTCACGTAGCAGAAGTCCGCACATTTGACGCCAGCGAATACACGCTTGGCCAGGAACTCGGTGTTGATACATTCGAAGCTGGTCAGACCGTTGACGTTATCGGCAAGTCAAAGGGTAAAGGTTTCGCTGGTGTTATGAAGCGTCACGGCTTCGCTGGTGTTTCCGCTTCCCACGGTGCACACCGTAATCACCGCAAGCCAGGTTCCATCGGCGCATGTTCCACTCCATCCCGCGTTTTCCGCGGTATGCGTATGGCTGGCCGTATGGGCAACGCTCGCGTAACTGTGCAAAACTTGACCATTCACGCCATCGACACTGAGAATGATTTGATTCTCGTGTCAGGCGCTATCCCCGGTAACAAGGGTGGCGTCGTCGTGATCCGTACTGCCGTGAAGGGAGCCTGA